The following coding sequences are from one Arachis hypogaea cultivar Tifrunner chromosome 7, arahy.Tifrunner.gnm2.J5K5, whole genome shotgun sequence window:
- the LOC112702293 gene encoding uncharacterized protein, with protein sequence MARYYNDQYYFWEYFSFPLHLCFFMFILFFVLAFSWYINYESKFEDLFVQVKILLALVPLILLLIVHCLSSESFPIPLPEERESLHRAGGSPWGVALLLVFLFFMMAYQSSFHERWFPLVTR encoded by the coding sequence ATGGCTAGATACTATAATGATCAATACTACTTCTGGGAATATTTCTCTTTCCCACTTCACCTATGCTTCTTCATGTTCATACTCTTCTTTGTGTTGGCCTTTTCTTGGTACATAAACTATGAGTCCAAGTTTGAGGACTTGTTTGTTCAGGTCAAGATCTTGCTAGCACTTGTTCCGCTAATCTTGTTGCTTATTGTACACTGCCTCTCCTCCGAGTCGTTTCCGATTCCTTTGCCGGAGGAGAGGGAGTCGTTGCACCGTGCCGGAGGGTCACCGTGGGGAGTGGCACTCTTGCTTGTGTTCCTCTTCTTTATGATGGCTTACCAGTCTTCTTTTCATGAACGCTGGTTCCCCTTGGTTACTAGATGA